Proteins encoded by one window of Maniola hyperantus chromosome 10, iAphHyp1.2, whole genome shotgun sequence:
- the LOC117985766 gene encoding E3 ubiquitin-protein ligase RNF181-like: MADYFQEMGWRELDDGEQPNHLLHMARFLIDFGLYEDNFSGEWPRLPPAASKEAVKNLQEIVIDTEDKSCPICLKKFEINSKAKEMPCHHVFHDKCILTWLNQTNSCPFCRHELPTDDEGYEAYKKEKLRAEQRKEDIETLHNSMFS, from the exons ATGGCGGATTATTTTCAAGAAATGGGTTGGAGAGAGTTAGATGACGGTGAACAACCAAATCATCTTCTGCATATGGCAAGGTTCCTCATAGATTTTGGCCTTTACGAAGACAATTTTTCAGGAGAATGGCCGAG GTTACCACCAGCAGCATCCAAAGAAGCAGTGAAGAATCTTCAGGAAATAGTAATAGATACTGAAGACAAAAGTTGTCCCATATGCTTGAAAAAATTTGAAATCAACAGCAAAGCAAAAGAAATGCCTTGCCATCATGTGTTTCATGACAAATGTATCTTAACATGGCTAAATCAG ACCAATTCCTGTCCTTTTTGCCGACATGAGTTGCCCACAGATGATGAAGGATATGAGGCctacaaaaaagaaaaattaagagCAGAGCAAAGAAAAGAAGATATAGAAACACTACATAATTCCATGTTTAGttga